CTCACAGGCACGCGAACGTACACAAATATTAATGGACGTAGCCAACCAGACTTGGGGAATGGTAGTAGGCACAGGTGACTTATCCGAACTCGCTTTGGGGTGGGCAACCTACAATGGGGACCATATGTCAATGTACGGTGTCAATGCAAGCGTGCCCAAAACACTCGTTAAATATCTGGTGCAGTGGGTGGCAGAAAATGGTGTAGATGAGGATTCAAAAGCAACTTTACTTGATATAGTAGATACACCTATCAGCCCGGAATTGATTCCTGCTGATGAAAATGGAGAAATCCAACAAAAAACGGAAGATTTGGTAGGTCCTTACGAGTTGCATGACTTCTTCCTTTATTATTTCCTGCGTTTTGGTTTCCGTCCGGCAAAGATTTATTATCTGGCAAAGATTGCATTCAAAGGCAGTTATGATGAAGAGACAATTAAGAAATGGTTATTCATTTTCTTCCGTCGTTTCTTCAATCAACAGTTTAAACGTTCTTGTCTGCCCGATGGTCCGAAAGTTGGTAGTATTTCTATTAGTCCAAGAGGAGATTGGCGAATGCCGAGTGATGCCAGTTCGGCGATGTGGCTTAAAGAAATCGAAAACTTATAATCTTCTTTATAGGGAGTTTATTTTGGCAGGCATTTTTGTCTGCCACATTTTTGTATTTATTTTAAGTATTATACGGGGAAAAACAAAAATGTCACAGCGCTATCTATCAACAACTTAGGTATAAAAACGGGCTCTTTTTAAGAAAAGTTCACAAAAAACATACGGTTGTTTTTGGCTTTTTGGAGATAAAAACTGCACTTTTCGCGTAATTCACTATATTCCAACGTATTAGCATTTATTACAAATAACTATTCGGACGGACTTGTGCAACTATTCAGTTACACAAGTCCGTCCGGGTAGTTGCTCAAGTCCATTTGCACCGTTACACAAGTGCAACAGAATAATACTAGCTGTTGAATTGGTTAATAGATAAGGAAAAAACATTAATTCATGCAATAGAAGTTTCTAAATCTTCCTTATGATTCGACTAAATCATACAATCTATTAAATTATTGCATCACTTCTTTTTTTATTCTTTCTATATCAGCTTCTCTGATTCTTCGAATAATATTTTTATAAATACGATGAAAACCAAAGCCCCCTTCAGTCATTTCGCGAATCGCATCTTCTTTAGAGACATTCTGAAATACAATACGGTAGAGTGCACAAACGGCTCCTGTACGGTCGGAACCATGATGACAATGGATTACAATAGGAGCTTTGCGATTCTTTATGATACATAATGTTCTTATTAATTGCTCCTCACTGACTGAGTGCGCCTTCATTTTTACCCGATGGAGCTTCACAGCTGTGCCTTTTGCTTCATCATCATCACTATGTCTGTTCCGAAGATTAAGAGACTCTTTGATTCCATATTTTTCGAGAGCTTTAAAGTCGGCTGATGAAGGCTGCTCTGAACGGTATACTCCCACATCTATCTTATACAAATTGGCCAGTTCACTGTCAGGAAGAATAATCTTCTCAGGTTTCAGAGTTTGACTAAAGACTGAGAATGAGAAGATTATTCCTAAAAGCAGACTCAATAAGATTCGTCTTTTCATAAATCTATGAGGTCACAATTATAAATTAGCAATCAATCAAAGTACGCCTTTACTGGACGGAAGTTCAAAATGATAGATGTCTCTTTTGAGCGCCATCTTCAAGGCACGTGCAAGGGCTTTAAAAATTCCCTCTATCTTGTGATGTTCATTCTGCCCTTCTGCTTTGATATTCAGATTCATTTTTGCAGCGTCACTTAATGACTTAAAGAAATGAAGAAACATTTCCGTAGGCATCTCTCCTATCTTTTCGCGCTTAAATTCAGCATCCCATACTAACCAAGGGCGACCGCCGAAATCCAGACAAACCTGACAGAGACAATCATCCATAGGCAATGCATAACCATATCGTTCGATTCCTCTCTTGCTGCCCAAAGCCTGATAAATGCACTCTCCCAAAGCAATAGCAGTATCTTCGATGGTATGATGTTCGTCTACCTCCAAATCTCCTTTTACACGAATTGTCAAATCCATGCCGGAGTGTTTTCCAATCTGTTCGAGCATATGGTCGAAGAAACCAAGACCGGTAGAAATATCACAAGTACCATTTCCATCAAGGTTCAGAGCTACATATATATCCGTTTCTTTAGTTGTACGACGGACCTCCGCTTTTCGTTCACCTGCAAAAAGGAACTCGGCTATCTTATCCCAATCTGTTGTTGCAAGCACACAAAAATCTTCCAGACCTTTTTCTTTCAAACTTTCAGTTGAGTCTTGTAAATAGATGGCACGACATCCCAAGTTCTTGGCAAGCTCCACATCAGTAGGACGGTCACCAATCACAAAACTTCCGGCAAGGTCATAGTCGGGATTGTCGATGTATTTTGTCAACATGCCAGTACGCGGTTTGCGAGTCGGTGCGTTATCCTCAGGAAAACTACGGTCTATCAGAATATCATCAAAAGTAATCCCCTCTCCTTCCAATGTTTTCAACATCAGATTGTGGGCAGGCCAGAATGTTTCTTCCGGAAAAGAAGAAGTGCCCAATCCGTCCTGATTAGTGACCATCACAAAATCGAAATCTAGTTTGCTACGGATAAAACCCAAATTACGGAAAACCTTCGGGTAGAATTCTAACTTTTCTAATGAATCGAGCTGATAATCAACAGGTGGTTCAATGACCAATGTACCATCTCTATCTATAAATAATACTTTCTTCTTCATATTCCTTATCCTTCGTATTTTCTAAGAGCTGCCAGCAATGTGTTATTTTCTACCCGGGTACCCACCGTTACACGCAAGCAGTTGCAACAAAGTGATACAGAGTGGCGATTACGGACAATGATACCTTCGCCTACCAGATAATTGTAAATTTTCACAGCATCCGTCACTTTAGCCAGGAAAAAGTTCGCATCAGACGGGAATAGTTTGATGGTGCAGGGTAGTTTTTCAAATTCTACTTCCAGATAGTCACGCTCTTCTTTCAGTGTTTTCACCCAACGTTCTATCTCATAATATTTGTGTAACATAGAGATAGCCTGCTGCTGAGTCAATTGATTGACATTATAAGGATACTTGATTTTACTCAGGATACCGATTATTTCCGTTGACGCGAATGCCATTCCCAAACGGATGGCGGCACATCCCCATGCTTTGGAAAATGTCTGGAATACAACAAGATTCGGATATTTATCCAGTTCTTCCAGGAAGGAAGGTGCGGAAGAGAAATCATTATATGCCTCATCCAACATTACCAGCCCTTCAAACTTACAAAGAAGCTTTTCTATTTCGGAACGAAGCAGGTCGTTTCCTGTCGGATTGTTCGGCGAACAGAGGAAAATCAGTTTGGTATGGTCGTCAGTAGCCGCCAACAGTTTATCTGCCGAAAACTGGAAATTATCATCCAACAGCACTTTCCGGTATTCTATATCATTCACATCGGCACAGACCTGATACATTCCATAAGTAGGGTCGATAGCTACGACATTATCCTTACCCGGTTCGCAGAATGCACGAAAAACCAAGTCAATAGCCTCGTCACTACCATTTCCCAAGAAAATATGTTCGGGAGATACTTTCTTGATTTTCGACAGCAGAGTTTTCAACTCCCACTGCATAGGATCCGGATAACGGTTA
This portion of the Bacteroides acidifaciens genome encodes:
- a CDS encoding dual specificity protein phosphatase family protein; the protein is MKRRILLSLLLGIIFSFSVFSQTLKPEKIILPDSELANLYKIDVGVYRSEQPSSADFKALEKYGIKESLNLRNRHSDDDEAKGTAVKLHRVKMKAHSVSEEQLIRTLCIIKNRKAPIVIHCHHGSDRTGAVCALYRIVFQNVSKEDAIREMTEGGFGFHRIYKNIIRRIREADIERIKKEVMQ
- the hisC gene encoding histidinol-phosphate transaminase — protein: MKTLQELTRPNIWKLKPYSSARDEYKGFTASVFLDANENPYNTPHNRYPDPMQWELKTLLSKIKKVSPEHIFLGNGSDEAIDLVFRAFCEPGKDNVVAIDPTYGMYQVCADVNDIEYRKVLLDDNFQFSADKLLAATDDHTKLIFLCSPNNPTGNDLLRSEIEKLLCKFEGLVMLDEAYNDFSSAPSFLEELDKYPNLVVFQTFSKAWGCAAIRLGMAFASTEIIGILSKIKYPYNVNQLTQQQAISMLHKYYEIERWVKTLKEERDYLEVEFEKLPCTIKLFPSDANFFLAKVTDAVKIYNYLVGEGIIVRNRHSVSLCCNCLRVTVGTRVENNTLLAALRKYEG
- the hisB gene encoding bifunctional histidinol-phosphatase/imidazoleglycerol-phosphate dehydratase HisB, giving the protein MKKKVLFIDRDGTLVIEPPVDYQLDSLEKLEFYPKVFRNLGFIRSKLDFDFVMVTNQDGLGTSSFPEETFWPAHNLMLKTLEGEGITFDDILIDRSFPEDNAPTRKPRTGMLTKYIDNPDYDLAGSFVIGDRPTDVELAKNLGCRAIYLQDSTESLKEKGLEDFCVLATTDWDKIAEFLFAGERKAEVRRTTKETDIYVALNLDGNGTCDISTGLGFFDHMLEQIGKHSGMDLTIRVKGDLEVDEHHTIEDTAIALGECIYQALGSKRGIERYGYALPMDDCLCQVCLDFGGRPWLVWDAEFKREKIGEMPTEMFLHFFKSLSDAAKMNLNIKAEGQNEHHKIEGIFKALARALKMALKRDIYHFELPSSKGVL